One genomic region from Magallana gigas chromosome 3, xbMagGiga1.1, whole genome shotgun sequence encodes:
- the LOC105326210 gene encoding espin isoform X2: MGIKRKDFQKAAAFINEFLLKLNEDAEGSELRDTLNLALLHMQKYYRKLQTRSHEKNAEKTLSLTARGFSPMTPFVDAPDKFQWKWVNLDNLKNLQGIMTDESMNITTLPHIMHAVKQKDSDLLMELVQGDPSCIDEQDGIGRTALFYAVHFHQNEMLNYLLENEADVNIASHDGSTALHQACHDANHVALSLLLQYGGDFTIQDSHGRAPIHWTVTTKSTECLKYLIQHNADVNIRDKDGLTPCMWACRLDHIKHFELLSSSPNFIVDEADGIERDLNGKTWMHWSVRRTEPLECLQTLLTSETAKIKDENGKTVLLLAAETGSLLACKIILDIAGRQRVVDRDNNDRSALHLASINGHGDVINHLLDYGADLNLLDKFNATAWDYARNKQLHYCQLIIMSHQRQRLQSNPSTPIPNRMGLSMTSFNGLGNGDLDYEYMMGSRQSTDYNTPITPPHPPKRPRTMSTPRTPLRRSQSLGLSENNQSSNFMEDNRQSSSAGGELNNRRKERIEVQLNHGRRGMMNGESQYTNRSHREDIAMMSDDEAVQDEEDVDGVSVGGMDVSDIEDEEHDGMSMASHQTGGHASQRSYNSQGSLQPRPPPRYPHQPSPPKQHFSQTQEGPLTKQREENQDGFQVQRGMQPKPPPKFNQRVISPHFNQNVSLQETFPPSRPRPAPRQANIYRQNPPRPPPPRRTPSPVRPNSGNKDQDRGSFSPESPEQNFSKKPSPPSEQNRPDSGSKPPGVVEGRKIPPPMLTPLENAPLPPSFNLFEKKERKKKKKKREREKEKEKERESDIKSPPMDIEPPRGYAAPLHPPPSANIRSQRAQSGIPAPRYSKQQPQRHESRYVDESMDEEYREDTKGPMVNGHAVPVRESPHKPSPSVPRLQSMDSEDYPEENGDTILQDIINEEDDTAGPLIPPPQGFRSPGHAQGRALSQSIPQDENLTEKPAETAEPPE, encoded by the exons ATGGGAATAAAACGGAAAG atttcCAGAAGGCTGCTGCTTTCATTAACGAGTTTCTGCTGAAACTAAATGAGGATGCAGAAGGTTCAGAACTCAGAGACACCCTAAATTTAGCTCTCCTGCATATGCAAAAGTATTATCGAAAGTTACAAACTAGATCACATGAAAAGAATGCAGAAAAGACACTTTCACTCACAGCAAGAGGATTCAGTCCTATGACACCATTTGTTGATGCTCCGGATAAATTTCAATGGAAGTGGGTAAACTTAGACAACCTGAAAAATTTGCAGGGCATTATGACAGATGAAAGTATGAATATCACGACACTGCCCCACATAATGCATGCTGTAAAACAGAAAGATTCAGATTTACTTATGGAGCTTGTTCAAGGAG ACCCAAGCTGTATTGATGAGCAGGACGGCATAGGAAGAACAGCACTCTTCTATGCTGTACactttcatcaaaatgaaatgcTGAACTATCTCCTGGAAAATGAGGCAGATGTTAACATTGCTAGTCATG ATGGATCTACAGCACTTCACCAAGCCTGTCACGATGCTAACCATGTGGCTCTCAGCCTTTTACTTCAGTACGGCGGAGATTTCACAATTCAAGACTCGCACGGTAGAGCACCCATACACTGGACAGTGACGACCAAGTCTACAGAGTGTCTGAAG TACTTAATTCAGCACAATGCCGATGTCAACATCCGTGACAAAGATGGCCTTACACCGTGCATGTGGGCGTGTCGACTGGATCACATCAAACACTTTGAGTTACTAAGTAGCTCCCCAAACTTTATTGTGGATGAAGCTGATGGCATTGAGAGGGACTTGAATGGCAAGACGTGGATGCATTGGTCTGTCAGAAGAACAGAACCGCTGGAGTGCCTACAG ACCTTACTGACCTCAGAGACTGCAAAGATCAAAGATGAAAATGGTAAAACTGTTCTCCTACTGGCTGCAGAAACAG GTTCATTACTGGCCTGTAAAATAATTCTGGACATAGCTGGACGACAGCGGGTGGTGGACCGGGACAACAATGACCGATCAGCCTTACACCTGGCCTCTATCAATGGACACGGGGATGTCATCAATCATCTGTTAGACTATGGAG ctgaCTTAAACTTGCTGGACAAGTTTAATGCCACAGCTTGGGACTATGCCAGAAACAAGCAACTCCATTACTGTCAACTGATCATCATGTCCCACCAGCGACAACGCCTCCAGAGTAACCCCAGCACCCCCATTCCTAACCGCATGGGTCTGTCCATGACCAGCTTCAATGGCTTAGGAAACGGGGATCTGGACTATGAATATATGATG GGTAGCAGACAGAGCACTGATTACAATACCCCCATCACTCCCCCACACCCTCCCAAGCGACCCAGAACCATGTCCACCCCACGGACACCCCTCAGGCGGTCCCAGAGTTTGGGACTGTCAGAGAACAACCAGTCCTCCAACTTCATGGAGGATAACCGACAGTCGTCTAGTGCAGGGGGAGAACTCAATAACAGGAGGAAAGAAAGGATAGAG GTTCAGCTTAACCATGGCAGAAGAGGTATGATGAATGGGGAAAGCCAGTACACTAATCGAAGTCATCGAGAGGACATTGCAATGATGTCAGATGATGAAGCTGTGCAAG ATGAGGAAGATGTGGATGGAGTGAGTGTAGGAGGGATGGATGTGTCAGACATTGAAGATGAGGAGCATGATGGCATGTCCATGGCTTCACATCAGACTGGGGGTCATGCTAGTCAGAGGAGTTACAACAGTCAGGGATCACTACAGCCCCGTCCACCCCCGCGATACCCCCACCAACCCAGCCCACCCAAACAACATTTCTCTCAGACTCAG GAAGGACCTTTGACCAAACAAAGGGAAGAAAACCAAGATGGCTTCCAAGTGCAGAGAGGAATGCAACCAAAGCCGCCTCCAAAATTTAACCAGAGGGTGATTTCTCCTCATTTTAATCAGAATGTGAGTCTGCAAGAGACTTTTCCCCCAAGTCGACCTAGGCCAGCCCCCCGTCAGGCCAATATCTACAGACAGAACCCCCCTAGACCCCCTCCCCCTAGGAGGACTCCCTCACCAGTGCGGCCGAACTCTGGAAACAAGGACCAGGACCGGGGAAGTTTCAGTCCAGAAAGTCCAGAGCAGAACTTTTCCAAGAAGCCCTCTCCTCCAAGCGAGCAGAACAGGCCAGACTCTGGAAGCAAACCTCCAG GTGTGGTTGAAGGCAGAAAAATTCCTCCCCCAATGCTCACACCTTTGGAGAATGCTCCATTGCCACCTTCTTTCAActtatttgaaaagaaagaacggaaaaagaagaagaagaaacgtGAGAGggagaaagaaaaagagaaagagagagaaagtgaCATAAAATCTCCACCAATGGATATAGAGCCGCCCAGGGGATATGCTGCACCCCTGCATCCCCCACCCTCAGCTAATATACGCTCTCAGCGAGCTCAGTCAGGGATTCCAGCACCAAGATACTCAAAACAGCAACCTCAGAGGCACGAGTCACG GTATGTTGATGAGAGTATGGATGAGGAATACCGAGAGGACACTAAGGGCCCCATGGTGAACGGCCATGCTGTCCCAGTGAGGGAGTCCCCCCACAAACCATCCCCCTCCGTGCCCCGCCTACAGAGCATGGACAGTGAGGACTACCCAGAGGAAAACGGGGACACAATATTACAGGACATCATCAATGAAGAAGATGACACTGCTGGACCCCTGATACCTCCACCCCAGGGATTCCGAAGCCCGGGTCATGCCCAGGGTAGGGCGTTGTCCCAGTCAATCCCTCAG GATGAAAATCTCACTGAGAAACCAGCAGA
- the LOC105326211 gene encoding serine/threonine-protein phosphatase PP1-gamma catalytic subunit A, with the protein MADTDKLNIDSIIARLLEVRGSRPGKNVQLTESEIRGLCLKSREIFLSQPILLELEAPLKICGDIHGQYYDLLRLFEYGGFPPESNYLFLGDYVDRGKQSLETICLLLAYKIKYPENFFLLRGNHECASINRIYGFYDECKRRYNIKLWKTFTDCFNCLPIAAIIDEKIFCCHGGLSPDLQSMEQIRRIMRPTDVPDQGLLCDLLWSDPDKETMGWGENDRGVSFTFGAEVVAKFLHKHDLDLICRAHQVVEDGYEFFAKRQLVTLFSAPNYCGEFDNAGAMMSVDETLMCSFQILKPADKKKFPYGGLNAGRPVTPPRGQAKGKGKM; encoded by the exons ATGGCAGATACGGATAAACTTAATATAGACAGTATTATAGCTAGATTACTTGAAG TTAGGGGATCTAGACCAGGAAAAAATGTTCAGCTGACAGAGTCGGAGATCCGTGGTCTCTGCCTTAAGTCACGGGAAATTTTCCTAAGCCAGCCTATATTGCTGGAATTGGAGGCCCCATTGAAAATATGTG GTGACATCCATGGTCAATATTATGACCTATTACGATTGTTTGAGTATGGTGGATTCCCCCCAGAGAGCAACTACCTGTTCCTCGGAGATTATGTAGACAGAGGAAAGCAGTCACTGGAAACAATCTGTCTTCTCCTGGCCTACAAAATCAAATACCCAGAAAACTTTTTCCTCCTCCGTGGAAATCACGAGTGTGCCAGCATCAACAGAATCTATGGGTTTTATGATGAAT gcaAGAGACGATACAACATTAAGTTGTGGAAGACCTTCACAGATTGCTTCAACTGCTTACCAATTGCAGCcattattgatgaaaaaatattctGTTGTCATGGCG GTTTAAGTCCTGACTTGCAGTCCATGGAACAAATTCGACGAATCATGAGGCCCACAGATGTTCCAGATCAAGGTCTTCTATGTGATCTCTTGTGGTCTGATCCAGACAAAGAGACAATGGGATGGGGAGAAAACGACAGGGGGGTGTCTTTCACATTCGGAGCAGAAGTTGTTGCCAAATTCTTACACAAACACGATCTTGACCTTATTTGTAGAGCTCATCAG GTGGTAGAGGATGGATatgaattttttgcaaaaagacAGCTGGTCACACTATTCTCAGCGCCCAACTACTGTGGTGAATTTGACAATGCAGGTGCTATGATGAGTGTGGATGAGACACTCATGTGCTCCTTCCAG ATACTTAAACCTGCAGACAAGAAGAAGTTTCCTTATGGTGGACTAAACGCAGGCCGACCTGTCACCCCTCCACGGGGTCAGGCTAAGGGCAAAGGAAAAATGTAA
- the LOC105326210 gene encoding espin isoform X1, which translates to MGIKRKDFQKAAAFINEFLLKLNEDAEGSELRDTLNLALLHMQKYYRKLQTRSHEKNAEKTLSLTARGFSPMTPFVDAPDKFQWKWVNLDNLKNLQGIMTDESMNITTLPHIMHAVKQKDSDLLMELVQGDPSCIDEQDGIGRTALFYAVHFHQNEMLNYLLENEADVNIASHDGSTALHQACHDANHVALSLLLQYGGDFTIQDSHGRAPIHWTVTTKSTECLKYLIQHNADVNIRDKDGLTPCMWACRLDHIKHFELLSSSPNFIVDEADGIERDLNGKTWMHWSVRRTEPLECLQTLLTSETAKIKDENGKTVLLLAAETGSLLACKIILDIAGRQRVVDRDNNDRSALHLASINGHGDVINHLLDYGADLNLLDKFNATAWDYARNKQLHYCQLIIMSHQRQRLQSNPSTPIPNRMGLSMTSFNGLGNGDLDYEYMMGSRQSTDYNTPITPPHPPKRPRTMSTPRTPLRRSQSLGLSENNQSSNFMEDNRQSSSAGGELNNRRKERIEVQLNHGRRGMMNGESQYTNRSHREDIAMMSDDEAVQDEEDVDGVSVGGMDVSDIEDEEHDGMSMASHQTGGHASQRSYNSQGSLQPRPPPRYPHQPSPPKQHFSQTQEGPLTKQREENQDGFQVQRGMQPKPPPKFNQRVISPHFNQNVSLQETFPPSRPRPAPRQANIYRQNPPRPPPPRRTPSPVRPNSGNKDQDRGSFSPESPEQNFSKKPSPPSEQNRPDSGSKPPGVVEGRKIPPPMLTPLENAPLPPSFNLFEKKERKKKKKKREREKEKEKERESDIKSPPMDIEPPRGYAAPLHPPPSANIRSQRAQSGIPAPRYSKQQPQRHESRYVDESMDEEYREDTKGPMVNGHAVPVRESPHKPSPSVPRLQSMDSEDYPEENGDTILQDIINEEDDTAGPLIPPPQGFRSPGHAQGRALSQSIPQDGRTARMTPTSAKPPIPSGRSSARSSTYGKSPSPHTRRSRPPTGRS; encoded by the exons ATGGGAATAAAACGGAAAG atttcCAGAAGGCTGCTGCTTTCATTAACGAGTTTCTGCTGAAACTAAATGAGGATGCAGAAGGTTCAGAACTCAGAGACACCCTAAATTTAGCTCTCCTGCATATGCAAAAGTATTATCGAAAGTTACAAACTAGATCACATGAAAAGAATGCAGAAAAGACACTTTCACTCACAGCAAGAGGATTCAGTCCTATGACACCATTTGTTGATGCTCCGGATAAATTTCAATGGAAGTGGGTAAACTTAGACAACCTGAAAAATTTGCAGGGCATTATGACAGATGAAAGTATGAATATCACGACACTGCCCCACATAATGCATGCTGTAAAACAGAAAGATTCAGATTTACTTATGGAGCTTGTTCAAGGAG ACCCAAGCTGTATTGATGAGCAGGACGGCATAGGAAGAACAGCACTCTTCTATGCTGTACactttcatcaaaatgaaatgcTGAACTATCTCCTGGAAAATGAGGCAGATGTTAACATTGCTAGTCATG ATGGATCTACAGCACTTCACCAAGCCTGTCACGATGCTAACCATGTGGCTCTCAGCCTTTTACTTCAGTACGGCGGAGATTTCACAATTCAAGACTCGCACGGTAGAGCACCCATACACTGGACAGTGACGACCAAGTCTACAGAGTGTCTGAAG TACTTAATTCAGCACAATGCCGATGTCAACATCCGTGACAAAGATGGCCTTACACCGTGCATGTGGGCGTGTCGACTGGATCACATCAAACACTTTGAGTTACTAAGTAGCTCCCCAAACTTTATTGTGGATGAAGCTGATGGCATTGAGAGGGACTTGAATGGCAAGACGTGGATGCATTGGTCTGTCAGAAGAACAGAACCGCTGGAGTGCCTACAG ACCTTACTGACCTCAGAGACTGCAAAGATCAAAGATGAAAATGGTAAAACTGTTCTCCTACTGGCTGCAGAAACAG GTTCATTACTGGCCTGTAAAATAATTCTGGACATAGCTGGACGACAGCGGGTGGTGGACCGGGACAACAATGACCGATCAGCCTTACACCTGGCCTCTATCAATGGACACGGGGATGTCATCAATCATCTGTTAGACTATGGAG ctgaCTTAAACTTGCTGGACAAGTTTAATGCCACAGCTTGGGACTATGCCAGAAACAAGCAACTCCATTACTGTCAACTGATCATCATGTCCCACCAGCGACAACGCCTCCAGAGTAACCCCAGCACCCCCATTCCTAACCGCATGGGTCTGTCCATGACCAGCTTCAATGGCTTAGGAAACGGGGATCTGGACTATGAATATATGATG GGTAGCAGACAGAGCACTGATTACAATACCCCCATCACTCCCCCACACCCTCCCAAGCGACCCAGAACCATGTCCACCCCACGGACACCCCTCAGGCGGTCCCAGAGTTTGGGACTGTCAGAGAACAACCAGTCCTCCAACTTCATGGAGGATAACCGACAGTCGTCTAGTGCAGGGGGAGAACTCAATAACAGGAGGAAAGAAAGGATAGAG GTTCAGCTTAACCATGGCAGAAGAGGTATGATGAATGGGGAAAGCCAGTACACTAATCGAAGTCATCGAGAGGACATTGCAATGATGTCAGATGATGAAGCTGTGCAAG ATGAGGAAGATGTGGATGGAGTGAGTGTAGGAGGGATGGATGTGTCAGACATTGAAGATGAGGAGCATGATGGCATGTCCATGGCTTCACATCAGACTGGGGGTCATGCTAGTCAGAGGAGTTACAACAGTCAGGGATCACTACAGCCCCGTCCACCCCCGCGATACCCCCACCAACCCAGCCCACCCAAACAACATTTCTCTCAGACTCAG GAAGGACCTTTGACCAAACAAAGGGAAGAAAACCAAGATGGCTTCCAAGTGCAGAGAGGAATGCAACCAAAGCCGCCTCCAAAATTTAACCAGAGGGTGATTTCTCCTCATTTTAATCAGAATGTGAGTCTGCAAGAGACTTTTCCCCCAAGTCGACCTAGGCCAGCCCCCCGTCAGGCCAATATCTACAGACAGAACCCCCCTAGACCCCCTCCCCCTAGGAGGACTCCCTCACCAGTGCGGCCGAACTCTGGAAACAAGGACCAGGACCGGGGAAGTTTCAGTCCAGAAAGTCCAGAGCAGAACTTTTCCAAGAAGCCCTCTCCTCCAAGCGAGCAGAACAGGCCAGACTCTGGAAGCAAACCTCCAG GTGTGGTTGAAGGCAGAAAAATTCCTCCCCCAATGCTCACACCTTTGGAGAATGCTCCATTGCCACCTTCTTTCAActtatttgaaaagaaagaacggaaaaagaagaagaagaaacgtGAGAGggagaaagaaaaagagaaagagagagaaagtgaCATAAAATCTCCACCAATGGATATAGAGCCGCCCAGGGGATATGCTGCACCCCTGCATCCCCCACCCTCAGCTAATATACGCTCTCAGCGAGCTCAGTCAGGGATTCCAGCACCAAGATACTCAAAACAGCAACCTCAGAGGCACGAGTCACG GTATGTTGATGAGAGTATGGATGAGGAATACCGAGAGGACACTAAGGGCCCCATGGTGAACGGCCATGCTGTCCCAGTGAGGGAGTCCCCCCACAAACCATCCCCCTCCGTGCCCCGCCTACAGAGCATGGACAGTGAGGACTACCCAGAGGAAAACGGGGACACAATATTACAGGACATCATCAATGAAGAAGATGACACTGCTGGACCCCTGATACCTCCACCCCAGGGATTCCGAAGCCCGGGTCATGCCCAGGGTAGGGCGTTGTCCCAGTCAATCCCTCAG